A genomic segment from Ptychodera flava strain L36383 chromosome 23 unlocalized genomic scaffold, AS_Pfla_20210202 Scaffold_23__1_contigs__length_28996876_pilon, whole genome shotgun sequence encodes:
- the LOC139123944 gene encoding mucin-22-like: MRSSFVTVVFAIIGCIAMCRAQDDIAATGLTITAPDPTSGGFTVGTATTITFTVTFTVSGSVTPTSVGVCFTDDNTLSKSTEVTASGGPDGSTPASGTEYAGLEASLTLDAANCNDYTQLCASFRVTDDNFNNDMVCIEFGAAADKAGTKTCNDITATALTVTVPDPTSGGFTAGTSTPTTFTVTFTLKGSVTPTDVKLYFSNAAGSTKSTEVTAGGSNAPDGSTAASGTTYADLTASLTLDATNCAAYTKLCASITVADDDTTNNAVCIDFGTTADKAGTKTCSDIAASTLTVTAPAPAANVFYIGEAVTVTFTLAYTVTVSGGSPSDVKAYFSNADGSTKSTEVTASGTNAPDGSAVTSSGSYVGLTATLNLDVTNCANYTKVCSSITVTDADATNNAACGDFGTDATNVGTKNCTAATTESPTESKAEALSVGFVTVITMMVASVLA; this comes from the exons gTCTTCGTTTGTAACTGTGGTATTTGCTATTATCGGGTGCATAGCAATGTGCCGGGCCCAAG ACGATATAGCGGCCACTGGATTGACGATAACAGCACCAGACCCCACATCAGGGGGATTTACTGTGGGTACAGCCACCACGATTACTTTCACCGTGACATTCACAGTTTCTGGTTCTGTTACACCAACCAGTGTAGGAGTGTGCTTCACTGATGATAACACTCTTTCTAAGTCAACCGAGGTCACAGCATCAGGAGGACCAGATGGCAGTACTCCAGCTTCAGGAACAGAATATGCTGGTCTTGAAGCTTCGCTCACCCTCGATGCAGCTAACTGCAACGACTACACACAACTGTGCGCTTCCTTTAGAGTTACCGATGACAACTTTAATAACGACATGGTCTGCATTGAATTTGGAGCCGCTGCTGACAAAGCCGGCACAAAGACATGTA acGATATAACGGCCACCGCATTGACGGTAACGGTACCAGACCCCACGTCAGGGGGATTCACAGCGGGTACATCAACCCCGACTACTTTTACCGTGACATTCACACTAAAAGGAAGTGTTACACCAACCGATGTAAAATTGTACTTCAGCAATGCCGCTGGTTCTACAAAGTCAACCGAGGTCACAGCTGGAGGATCCAATGCACCAGATGGCTCTACTGCTGCTTCTGGCACAACTTACGCTGATCTGACAGCGTCACTCACACTCGATGCAACCAACTGCGCCGCGTACACCAAACTGTGTGCGTCCATTACAGTGGCCGATGACGACACTACTAACAACGCAGTCTGCATTGACTTTGGAACCACTGCTGACAAAGCCGGCACAAAGACATGTA GTGACATTGCAGCTTCAACTTTGACAGTCACAGCACCTGCTCCAGCTGCAAACGTATTCTACATTGGTGAAGCAGTCACGGTTACCTTTACGTTAGCGTACACTGTTACAGTTTCTGGAGGTTCACCCAGCGATGTTAAGGCGTACTTCAGTAACGCTGACGGTTCCACCAAATCGACTGAAGTGACAGCGTCGGGAACAAACGCGCCTGACGGATCCGCTGTAACGTCATCAGGAAGTTACGTTGGTCTCACCGCCACGCTGAACCTTGACGTCACCAACTGCGCAAACTACACCAAAGTGTGTTCTTCTATCACTGTGACGGATGCTGATGCGACAAACAATGCGGCTTGTGGTGATTTCGGTACAGATGCCACAAACGTTGGCACCAAAAATTGTACAGCAG CGACGACAGAATCCCCAACAG AATCCAAGGCTGAAGCCTTGTCTGTCGGATTTGTTACTGTAATAACCATGATGGTAGCTTCTGTGCTGGCTTAA